TCGGCGATCAGCCATAAATTGATGTGATCGAGTGCAAACGGCAGCGGCATGCGCAGCCAGAGCAGGCCGGGCGCGACCTCGATTGTCTCGCCAAGCGGCGGCAGGGTGTCGGCGAAGGGATAGCTCAGCTGGGATTCGAGGGCATTCATGATGGGACTTTTGATGTCGATACAGACGTCGCGCTACAATGCGCGGACGTTGACGTTAACGTTGACGTAAACGGAAAACACGCAGAGTACGATTCTAAGCCATTCTCGACGTTGCCACTTTTTGACCGAGCATAAGCACCATGGCCACCACCTACACCATTGCCGAACTGGCGCGCGAATTCGACATCACCGCCCGCGCCATCCGTTTCTACGAAGACCAGGGCTTGCTCAGCCCGATGCGCGAGGGCCAGGGCGGACGCAACCGGGTCTACACGCCGCGCGACCGCACGCGCCTGAAACTGACGCTGCGCGGCAAGCGGCTCGGCCTGACACTGTCGGAGATCAAGAGCATCATCGACATGTACGAAACGCCGAAGGACACCGTGGCCCAGATCGACCGCTTCCTGGCCGTGCTGGCCCACCAGAAGGAAACCCTCGAGCAGCAGCGCGCCGACATCGAGATGTCGCTGGGCGAGATCGCCGTGCACGAAGACGAATGCCGCCGCTTGCTGGCCGAGGCCGGAATGCCTGGCGGTGTTCCCGCTGACGGCGCTGGCGATGCCGCTGGCAACGGCGGGCTGGCGGCCGAGCGCGACGCCGCCTGACCCGGTTTCGCAGGCCCGGGCTGGGTTCGATCGATACGCGCAAGCCGCGTACGACTTGACGTTTACGTTAACGTCACTCCGCGCTATCATGCATCTATTCAGCACAACACCAACACGAGAACGAGGACGACATGCTGCATCTGCCTGGCTTGAGCTTTGATCACGGCGACGACATCGCCGCGCTGCGCGAAGCGGTCCAACAATTTGCGGCCAGCGAAATCGCGCCGCGCGCGGCGGAAATCGACCGCACCGACCAGTTCCCGATGGACCTGTGGAAGAAGATGGGCGAGCTGGGCTTGCTCGGCGTGACCGTCAGCGAGGAATACGGCGGCAGCGACATGGGCTACCTGGCCCACATCGTCGCGATGGAAGAGATCTCGCGCGCCTCGGCTTCGGTCGGCTTGTCCTATGGCGCGCACTCGAACCTGTGCGTCAACCAGATCAAGCGCAACGGTACCGCGGAACAAAAACAGAAATACCTGCCCAAGCTCATCTCGGGTGAACACGTCGGCGCGCTGGCGATGTCCGAACCGAACGCCGGCTCCGATGTGGTCAGCATGAAGCTGCGCGCCGAGCTGAAGGGCGACCGCTACGTGCTCAACGGCACCAAGATGTGGATTACCAACGGTCCGGATGCCGACACCCTGGTCGTCTACGCCAAGACCGACGTCAATGCCGGCGCGCGCGGCATGACCGCCTTCCTGGTCGAAAAGGGCTACAAGGGCTTTTCGGTGGCGCAAAAGCTCAACAAGCTGGGCATGCGCGGTTCGCACACCGGCGAGCTGGTGTTCGAGGATTGCGAAGTGCCGGCCGAGAACGTGCTGGGCGGCGTCGGCAAGGGTGTCAACGTGCTGATGTCGGGCCTGGACTTCGAGCGTACCGTGCTGTCCGGCGGGCCGCTGGGCATCATGGCGGCCTGCATGGACGTGGTGGTGCCCTACATCCACGAGCGCAAGCAGTTCGGCCAGGCGATCGGTGAATTCCAGCTGATGCAGGGCAAGATCGCCGATATGTACTCGACCATGATGGCCTCGCGCGCATACGTGTACGCGGTCGGCCAGGCCTGCGACCGCGCCAAGACGCCGGAAGCGGTGCGCGCCTTGCGCAAGGATGCCGCCGGCGCCATCCTGTACAGCGCCGAAAAGGCGACCTGGATGGCGGGCGAAGCGATCCAGACCCTGGGCGGCAACGGCTACATCAACGAAAACCCGACCGGCCGCCTGTGGCGCGACGCCAAGCTGTATGAAATCGGCGCCGGCACCAGCGAAATCCGCCGCATGCTGATCGGTCGCGAGCTGTTCGGCGAGACGGCATAAGCGCTCTAGTAAGAACTTCACGCGGAGAGCGGGAGGAGACACGGGCTGGAAAAAGAGCCAACATATGGCCGTCCCAGTCCGCAGCTCGAACGTCGTCCTGGTGCGTGCCGGGACGACGATCGGCGCTAACCATGACGGAGCGCAAACGACCGATGACCCAGGCCAGCTTTCCCAAACTGCTATCGTCCCGGATCGCCTTCGACATCGCGCGCACCATCCTGGATGGCTTCGATCGCCACTATGCGCTGTTCCGCCATGCCAGCCAGATGGCGCGGACGCATTTCGAGCGCGGCGATTGGCACACGGCCCAGCAAGCCGCGCGCGAACGCATCGGCTTTTACGACACACGCGTGCAGGAATGCGTGCAAGCGCTGGAACAGGCGTACGCGCCCGCCGACCTGAACGACGCCACCTGGCGCGAGGTCAAGCTGCACTACATTGGCCTGCTGACCCACCACAAGCGCCCCGAGCTGGCCGAAAGTTTTTTCAATTCGGTCAGCTGCCACATCCTGCACCGCAGCTATTACCGCAACGATTTTATTTTCGTGCGCCCGGCCGTCTCGACCGAATACATCGAGACCGACGAGCCGGCGCCGACCTACCGCGTCTACTACCCGGGCGTCGATGGCTTGCGCGTGGCGCTGCGCCGCATCGTCACCAATTTTCAGCTGGCGCCGCCGTTTGCCGATCTGGAGCGCGACGTGGCGCTGGTCGAAGCGCGCATGGTCGAATGCTTCGGCCTGGACAAGCCGGAACCGAACCTGCAGCTGCAAGTGCTCTCGAGCCTGTTCTTCCGCAACAAGGGCGCTTACATCGTCGGCCGCGCAATCAATGGCGCGCGCGAATATCCGTTCGTCATCCCGATCCTTTACGGCACTGATGAATCGCATGGCCGGCTGGTGCTGGACACCGTGCTGACCGACCAGGAGCAGGTAACGATTCTGTTCTCGTTCACGCGCGCCTACTTCATGGTCGACATGGAAGTGCCGTCGGCTTACGTGCAGTTCCTGTGCAACCTCATGCCGCACAAGCCGAGAAGCGAGATCTATACCGTGCTCGGCCTGCAAAAACAGGGCAAGACGCTGTTTTACCGCGATTTTTTGCAGCACCTGAAGCACAGTTCCGACGACTTTCGCATCGCGCCCGGCATCCGCGGCCTGGTCATGCTGGTGTTCGAGCTGCCCTCCTTTCCTTACGTGTTCAAGGTGATCAAGGATTGGTATCCGCCGCCGAAGGAAACCACGCGCGCCCAGGTCGAGGAAAAATACCTGCTCGTGAAATACCACGACCGCGTCGGCCGCATGGCCGATACGCTCGAATACTCGGACGTGGCGTTTCCGCTGGCGCGTTTTTCCGAAGCCCTCCTCGACGAACTGAAACGCGATGCGCCGTCGCTGCTCGCCGTCGAGGGCGACCGCCTCGTCATCAAGCACGTGTACATCGAACGGCGCATGACGCCGCTGAACCTGTTCCTGCACGATGCCGACCGCGCCGGCGACGACGCCCTGCTCGCGCATGGCATGCTCGAGTACGGCAACGCGATCCGCGACCTGGTCGCCGCGAATATTTTTCCGGGCGATATGTTGTACAAGAACTTTGGCGTAACCCGCCACGGTCGTGTCGTGTTCTACGACTACGACGAGATCGAGTACCTCAGCGATTGCAACTTCCGCGACATCCCGCCACCCCGCAACGAGGAAGACGAGATGGCCGCCGAACCGTGGTACCCGATCGGACGCCACGACGTGTTTCCCGAACAGTTCGACCGCTTCCTGCTCGCGAACCCGAAGATACGCGAACTCTTCATGCGACACCACGCCGCACTATTGACGCGCGTCTGGTGGCAAACGCACAAGGAGCGCATCTTGGCCGGCGAGGTCGAAGACGTGTTCCCGTATCCGCAGCACATCCGGTTCTGCCGGCAGAACCGCACTATTCCGGCGACTTCATCGCCTTCTTATTACTTGGAGACCTTGCACAATGAATGATCCAGTCGTTATCGTCGGCGCCGCCCGCACTCCGATGGGCGCCTTCCAGGGCGATTTTTCCTCGAAGTCCGCCAGTGACCTGGGCGCCGTCGCGATCAAGGCCGCGGTCGAGCGCGCCGGCGTCGACCCCAGCCTGGTCGAGCACGTCTACTTCGGTAATTGCCTGATGGCCGGCCAGGGCCAGGCCCCGGCGCGCCAGGCCCTGATCAAGGCCGGCTTGCCGGTTTCGACCGGCGCCGTCACGCTGTCCAAGATGTGCGGCTCGGCGATGCAGGCGGCGATCTTCGCGCACGACGTCCTGAAAGCCGGCAGCGCCGACGTGGTCGTGGCCGGCGGCATGGAATCGATGACCAATGCGCCCTACCTGATCCCGAAGGCGCGCGGCGGCTACCGCATCGGCCACGCGCCGATGTTCGACCACATGATGCTCGACGGCCTCGAAGACGCCTATTCGCGTAACGAAAAGACCGGCGAGGGCCGCTCGATGGGCACCTTCGCCGAGGAGTGCGTCAGCAAGTACCAGTTCACCCGCGAGCAGCAGGATGCCTACGCGATCGAATCGGTCAAGCGCGCCCAGGACGCCACCGAAGGCGGCGATTTCAAGTGGGAGATCGCGCCGGTCGCGGTCGCCAACCGCCTGGGCGAAACCATCATCGAAAAGGACGAAGGCCCGGTCAAGGCCAAGACCGACAAGATCCCGACGCTGCGCCCGGCCTTCAAAAAGGACGGCACCATCACCGCGGCGTCTTCCTCGTCGATCAATGACGGCGCCGCCGCGCTGGTCATGATGCGCGAGTCGACCGCCAGGGAACTGGGCCTCACTCCGATCGCGCGCATCGTCGCCCACACCACGCACGCGCAGGCGCCGGACCAGTTCACCACCGCGCCGATCGGCTCGCTGCAAAAGCTGTTCAAGAAGACCGGCTGGACCCCGAAAGACGTCGACCTGTTCGAGATCAACGAAGCCTTCGCGACCGTGCCGATGGCAGCCATGCACGAGCTCGACATCCCGCACAGCAAGGTCAACATCCACGGCGGCGCCTGCGCGCTCGGCCACCCGATCGGCGCCTCGGGCGCGCGCATCGTCGTGACCTTGCTCGGTGCGCTGAAAAAGACCGGCGGCAAGCGCGGCGTGGCCTCGCTGTGCATCGGCGGCGGCGAAGCGACGGCGCTGGCGGTCGAAATGGTCTGATCCGCGGCCCGTCCGACGTGAAGGCAGATTTCGCGTTAGGCTAAAGGATTCCGTTCAATTTAGTTAGCTTATCGGGGCCTCGAAAACCGTAGCGAGCATCGCAGACCGAAGCTGCAACGTGCAGTCGGTTTACGAGGCCCCCTTTCAGGAGATTCACATGCCTACTGCTCTGATTGTCGGCGCTTCGCGCGGCATCGGTAACGAACTGGTCCGTCAATACCGCGCCGACGGCTGGCGCGTGATCGCCACCGCGCGCAAGTCCGAAGATTGCGATGCGCTGCGCCAGCTCGGCGCCGAAGCACACCCGGTCGACGTCACCAACGCCGAGTCGATCGGCGGCCTCGGCTGGAAACTCGACGACGAGAAGATCGATGCCGCCTGGATCGTTGCCGGCGTCTACGGTCCGGACCACACGGGCTTTCCGACCGAGCAGGAGTTCGACCAGGTCATGCACACCAACGTGCTGGCCGCGATGCGCCTGCTGCCGATCGTCGCGCCGCTGGTGGCGCCCACGCGCGGCAAGGTCGCCGTGATCTCGTCGCGCATGGGCTCGATCGGCGAGCGCGACAATACGCAGGGCTCGCTGTACCGCGCCAGCAAGGCGGCGCTCAATTCCGTGCTGGCCGATGCCGCGCTGACCTACGGTCCGCAAGGCGCCACCTGCCTGACGTTCCACCCGGGCTGGGTGCAAACCGACATGGGCGGCGCCGGCGCCACGCTCACCGTGCAGCAAAGCGTCAGCGCCTTGCGCGCCACGCTGGCCAAGGCCACGCATGCGCAGAACGGCGCATTCCTGAATTACGACGGGGCGAACATCCCCTGGTAATCCCTTTTCAATAATCCAACAATATAAAGGACCTTCCAGAACCGTAGCGAGCGGCAGCAGTTTGTCGGAGCATCGCCGGCCTCGGCGACCCCGACGAAAATGCAACGCGCAATAGGTTTTGGAAGGTCCGACCGAGACACGATGATATTGACCGAAGAACACCAGATGATCCGCGACGCCCTGCGCAACTTTGCGCAGGAGCGTCTGGCCCCCAACGCCGCGCGCTGGGACCGAGAGCACCATTTTCCGCAGGACGAACTGAAGGAGCTGGCGCAGCTGGGCGCCTTTGGCGTCGCGGTGCCCGAGGAATACGGTGGGGCCGGCCTCGACTACGTGGCGCTGGCGCTGGTGCTGGAAGAGATCGCGGCCGGCGACGGTGGCGTGTCCACCATCATCTCGGTCAACAATTGCCCCGTGTGCTCGATCGGCATGAGCTACGCCAACGCGGCGCAGAAGGAAAAATGGCTGCGTCCGCTGGCCCAGGGCGAGATGCTGGGCGCGTTCGCCCTCACCGAGCCGCACACCGGCAGCGATGCCGCGGCGCTGCGCACCACCGCCACCCGCGATGGCGATCATTACGTGCTCAACGGTTCCAAGCAGTTCATCACCAGCGGCAAGAACGGCGACGTCGCCATCGTCATGGCGGTCACGGATAAAACGGCCGGCAAGAAAGGCATCAGTGCGTTCTGGGTGCCGGTCGATACGCCCGGCTACATCGTCGCCGGCATTGAAGACAAGATGGGCCAGCATTCGTCGGACACTGCGCAGATCGTGTTCGACAATTGCCGCATGCCGGCCGAGAATCTGATCGGCGAAGAAGGACAAGGCTACAAGATCGCGCTGTCCGGACTGGAGGGCGGACGCATCGGCATCGCCTCGCAATCGGTCGGCATGGCCCGCGCCGCGTTCGAGGCGGCACTGGCGTACTCGAAGGAGCGGACCAGCTTCGGTGCGCCGATTTTCGACCACCAGGCCGTGCAGTTCCGCCTGGCCGAGATGGCGATGCAGATCGAGGCCGCGCGCCAGCTGATCCTGCATGCGGCCTCGATGAAGGATGCGGGATTACCCTGCCTGAAGGAAGCGGCGATGGCCAAGCTGTTCGCCTCCGAGATGGCCGAGCGCGTGGTGTCGAGCGCGATGCAGGTATTCGGCGGCTACGGCTACGTGTCCGACTTCCCGATCGAACGCATCTACCGCGACGTGCGCGTCTGCCAGATCTACGAAGGCACCAGCGACATCCAGAAGATCCTGATCGCGCGGGCGCTCTAGTGAGTGATGCGATGAATGCCGTGATGAATCCGGTGACGCAGCAGGCGCCGAAGTCGACGATCCGCCCGGCTCTCGAGGCCGACCTGGCGCCCTTCTTCTCCTACCTCGACGACCACCTGCGCGACAACGGCGCCGGCGGCACGCCGCTGTTCCAGCCGATCGGGCGTGAGCAGCCGCGCCTGCCGGCCGGCTTGCGCATCGGTTTCATCAAGGGCATCGAGATCCCGGTCGGCCAGCCGGGCTGGCGGCGTCTGTGGCTGGCGCTCGGGCCGACCGGCAACATCGCCGGCCACATCGACCTGCGCAGCCGCCCGGAGCCGGCGGCCACGCATCGCGCCATGCTCGGCATGGGCGTGCACCGCGCCTGGCGCAGGCGTGGGCTGGGCCGGCAGCTGCTCGCGCACGCGCTCGCGTGGGCGCGTGCGGAGACCGAACTGGCCTGGATCGACCTGGAAGTGCTGTCAGATAACCTGCCCGCCGTGACGCTGTACGCGCGCAGCGGCTTTACGACGCTGGCGCGCATTGCGGACATGCTGCAGATCGATGGGGTGAGTCACGACCTCAGCTACATGAGCTACCGGTTGCGTTAGAGCACCTGCCGATATCACCCGTTCGGCCCTGCGCCGGCATCGATACGAACGACGCTGAGCTTGACTGCATGCAGATGCTGATCGTGGGGTGTGGCATGAACGTCAAGCTGCTCGGTCCAGAAACGGCCCTCGGTATCCGCAAATGTCCACTGGTGACGGGAAGAAGCGGCATAAGGCGGATTCATGTTCATCTTTTTGCGTTCCCCCGCCAATACCTGATCGATGCGATTGGCCAGTTCACTGCTCTCGAGGTCGGAGCGTACATACCAGACGTAGCTCCAGTGGCGCGCGTCGCCGCTGGTACTGAACAGCTTGTCGAGATGCCCGAACCCGGCCAGATCGTCGTCGTCGATGGTCTGATGCATGACGTGAAAAGCATTCTGCGCAGGGAGAAAACCGCCTTCAGGCACCCAGTTATATTCCATTACCTGGGCGACCCGTTGCGCATTACCCATCCCTTTCAATCGCGAGACGAGATGCAAGGCGCCGTCGATTCCCGCTGACAGGCCACCCGTCGTGATGATCGGGCCATTGTCCACGACACGCGCATCCGCTACCACATTCAGATCGGGATGCCGGCTACGCAGCGCATCAATATTGCCAGCGGTGGTCGTGACACGCATTCCCTTCAACAAGCCGGTATTCGCGAGCGTAAAAGCACCATTACACACCGACATCAAATAATTGCCGCGCTCGCGTCGCTGTCTGATCCAGGACAGTGTCGCAACATCGTCCTGCACCTTGTGCGTATCGCCTCCGGGGATCAGTACGGCATCCGCATCGGGTGCCGTCGCATAGCTGTAGTCCGGCACGACTTTCATGCCGCCTGTCGTCGTGATCGGCTTTCCTTCGGCACTGACGGTGAATACGTCCATTTCCGCGCTCACGAAGACATCGTATGGGCCGCTGAAATCGATGATGTCAGCACCATCGAACAACAATATCGCGACTTTCTTGTGCGGCACCTTAGCGACGGTCTCGGCGAGCGACATATTGCTGGAGAAGATTGCGAGAAAAAGAATGAACGGCAAAAGACAGCGGTATGAGCGCACGTGACTCTCCATGGTTAATCGAGCGGTTCATCGTAAAGGCCGCTTCCTATGGGTCACAATGACATTCGACGGGCGATTTCTGCCAAGCCCGATGCCGCATCGGCGACATCGTCCAGTCATTCCTGGCCGGGCGAGGCGCTATGGTGCATTTCGCGAAATAAGCCTGGGCTGACGCCGAAGCGACGCACGAATGCCTTGGAAAATTGCACCTGATTCGCAAAACCGATTTTTGCCGCGATCTCTTTCAACGACGCGGCCGTTGCCAAGAGATGACGGGCATGGTCGAGCCGTAATGTCTCGACGAAACGGGCTGGCGTTTCGCCAACCGCTTCCGTGAAGCGGCGATGAAAATTGCGGGGCGACATGGCCGCACGCTCGGCGAGGCACGTCACGTCCAGACGCTCGCCGATATGCGCGACCATCCAGTCAAGCAAGGTCGAAAACGACGACTCCACCTTGGCCTGGGCCGCCAGCACGGGACTGAACTGCGTCTGGTAGCCGGGGCGCCGCGCATACAGCACCAGGCGCTTGGCGATGGCGTTCGCCACCGCGTCCCCGAGGTCGCGCGCGACCAGCGCCAGGCACATGTCGATGCCGGTCGTGACCCCGGCCGAGGTCCATACCCGCCCGTCTTCGACGTAAAGCGCATTGGCGTCCACCTGCAGCTCGGGATGACTGCGGCTCAGGATCGATGTCGCTTCCCAGTGGGTGGTCACGCGTTTTCCCCGCACCAGTCCAAACGCGGCCAGGACCAGGGCCCCGGTGCAAACGGAGCCGTAGCGGCGCGCCCCGGCGCTCGCCTGCACCAGCCAGTCCCGTACCGTCTCGTCCTGCGCTACCGCCTTCAAACCGATGCTGTCGCCACCCACGATGAGGACCGTATCGGCCGCCTCAGGCGCAAGGCTCGCCAGCGGAGCGGTATCCAGCACGATTGCGCTATTGCTGGTCACGAGGCCGCCTTGGGCGGACAGGATATGGACTTGATAAAACGGCTTGCCAAACGCATCGTTGGCAGCCGCAAAGACCGCAGCCGGCCCCGTGACATCGAGTACCTGAATCCCGTCGAAGACCAGTAGGGCGACATGCCGAATTGTTTTCATTGGCAGGATTTAACCAGAACTTGGCTTTGCTGCCAATGGTGAGTGTTCCTAAAATGGCATTACCCTCTTTCCACGGACCTGCCATGAATGACGCGCTCCACATCGGCTTTCTGCTTTTTCCTCAGGTGACGCAGCTGGATTTGACCGGGCCCGCGCAAATGCTGGCGCGCGTCCCTGGCGCACAGGTGCATTTGCTGTGGAAGTCGCTCGATCCGGTGCCGACCGACGTCGGCTTCACCATCAACCCGACGACCACCTTCGCCGATGCCCCGCAACTGGACGTCCTGTGCGTGCCCGGCGGATTCGGCATCGAACACCGGCTCGACGATGAAGCCACACTCGCTTTCCTGCGGCGGCAGGGGGCGCATGCGAAATACGTCACGTCGGTGTGCAATGGTGCGCTGCTGTTGGGTGCAGCAGGATTGCTGCGCGGTTACCGCTCGGCCTGTCACTGGATGTGGCGCGACCTCTTGCCGCTCTTTGGGGCGGTGCGTGTGGACCAGCGGATCGTGCGCGACCGCAACCGGATTTCCGGCGGCGGTGTCACGGCCGGGATCGATTTCGGCCTGGCTCTCGCCGCCGAACTGGCCGGCGACGAAGTGGCAAAGCTGTTGCAGCTGGCGTTCGAATATGACCCGCAACCGCCATTCGATTGCGGTTCGCCCGAGACGGCGGGGCAGGAGCGGGTGGCACGCCTGCGGACGCTGCAGGCCGACACGATCGCCAGGGTGAGGCGGAAGATCGAGTCGGCGCACGCCGCGACAGCGCTGTAATCGCTACAGCGCTGTCGCCTGCCCGATCAGAACCCCGCCAGCACCACCTTACCGCGCGCCTTGTGCGACTCGATCATCGCATGCGCACGGCGCAGGTTCTCGGCGTTGATGGCGCCGTAGTTCTCGTTGGCCGTGTGGCGGATTTTGCCGGCGTCGACCAGGTCGGCCAGGCTGTTCAGGATGTTGTGCTGCTCGATCATGTCGTCGGTCGTGAACAGCGCGCGCGTGAACATCAGTTCCCAGTGCAGCGAAATCGCCTTGCGCTTGAACTTCATGATGTCGATCGGCGTGGCCGGGTCGTCGATCAGGCTGTACTTGCCCTGCGGCGCGATCGCTTCCACCACCTGGTCGAAGTGCGCATCGCTGTGGGTCAGGCTGGCGACGTATTCCGGTGCCGGCACGCCCAGCTTCTTGATCTCGTCGGCCAGCGGCTTGCTGTGGTCGATGACGTGGTGGGCGCC
This genomic stretch from Massilia sp. 9096 harbors:
- a CDS encoding MerR family DNA-binding transcriptional regulator — its product is MATTYTIAELAREFDITARAIRFYEDQGLLSPMREGQGGRNRVYTPRDRTRLKLTLRGKRLGLTLSEIKSIIDMYETPKDTVAQIDRFLAVLAHQKETLEQQRADIEMSLGEIAVHEDECRRLLAEAGMPGGVPADGAGDAAGNGGLAAERDAA
- a CDS encoding DJ-1/PfpI family protein gives rise to the protein MRSYRCLLPFILFLAIFSSNMSLAETVAKVPHKKVAILLFDGADIIDFSGPYDVFVSAEMDVFTVSAEGKPITTTGGMKVVPDYSYATAPDADAVLIPGGDTHKVQDDVATLSWIRQRRERGNYLMSVCNGAFTLANTGLLKGMRVTTTAGNIDALRSRHPDLNVVADARVVDNGPIITTGGLSAGIDGALHLVSRLKGMGNAQRVAQVMEYNWVPEGGFLPAQNAFHVMHQTIDDDDLAGFGHLDKLFSTSGDARHWSYVWYVRSDLESSELANRIDQVLAGERKKMNMNPPYAASSRHQWTFADTEGRFWTEQLDVHATPHDQHLHAVKLSVVRIDAGAGPNG
- a CDS encoding DJ-1/PfpI family protein produces the protein MNDALHIGFLLFPQVTQLDLTGPAQMLARVPGAQVHLLWKSLDPVPTDVGFTINPTTTFADAPQLDVLCVPGGFGIEHRLDDEATLAFLRRQGAHAKYVTSVCNGALLLGAAGLLRGYRSACHWMWRDLLPLFGAVRVDQRIVRDRNRISGGGVTAGIDFGLALAAELAGDEVAKLLQLAFEYDPQPPFDCGSPETAGQERVARLRTLQADTIARVRRKIESAHAATAL
- a CDS encoding isovaleryl-CoA dehydrogenase, with the protein product MLHLPGLSFDHGDDIAALREAVQQFAASEIAPRAAEIDRTDQFPMDLWKKMGELGLLGVTVSEEYGGSDMGYLAHIVAMEEISRASASVGLSYGAHSNLCVNQIKRNGTAEQKQKYLPKLISGEHVGALAMSEPNAGSDVVSMKLRAELKGDRYVLNGTKMWITNGPDADTLVVYAKTDVNAGARGMTAFLVEKGYKGFSVAQKLNKLGMRGSHTGELVFEDCEVPAENVLGGVGKGVNVLMSGLDFERTVLSGGPLGIMAACMDVVVPYIHERKQFGQAIGEFQLMQGKIADMYSTMMASRAYVYAVGQACDRAKTPEAVRALRKDAAGAILYSAEKATWMAGEAIQTLGGNGYINENPTGRLWRDAKLYEIGAGTSEIRRMLIGRELFGETA
- the aceK gene encoding bifunctional isocitrate dehydrogenase kinase/phosphatase — protein: MTQASFPKLLSSRIAFDIARTILDGFDRHYALFRHASQMARTHFERGDWHTAQQAARERIGFYDTRVQECVQALEQAYAPADLNDATWREVKLHYIGLLTHHKRPELAESFFNSVSCHILHRSYYRNDFIFVRPAVSTEYIETDEPAPTYRVYYPGVDGLRVALRRIVTNFQLAPPFADLERDVALVEARMVECFGLDKPEPNLQLQVLSSLFFRNKGAYIVGRAINGAREYPFVIPILYGTDESHGRLVLDTVLTDQEQVTILFSFTRAYFMVDMEVPSAYVQFLCNLMPHKPRSEIYTVLGLQKQGKTLFYRDFLQHLKHSSDDFRIAPGIRGLVMLVFELPSFPYVFKVIKDWYPPPKETTRAQVEEKYLLVKYHDRVGRMADTLEYSDVAFPLARFSEALLDELKRDAPSLLAVEGDRLVIKHVYIERRMTPLNLFLHDADRAGDDALLAHGMLEYGNAIRDLVAANIFPGDMLYKNFGVTRHGRVVFYDYDEIEYLSDCNFRDIPPPRNEEDEMAAEPWYPIGRHDVFPEQFDRFLLANPKIRELFMRHHAALLTRVWWQTHKERILAGEVEDVFPYPQHIRFCRQNRTIPATSSPSYYLETLHNE
- a CDS encoding GNAT family N-acetyltransferase, translating into MNAVMNPVTQQAPKSTIRPALEADLAPFFSYLDDHLRDNGAGGTPLFQPIGREQPRLPAGLRIGFIKGIEIPVGQPGWRRLWLALGPTGNIAGHIDLRSRPEPAATHRAMLGMGVHRAWRRRGLGRQLLAHALAWARAETELAWIDLEVLSDNLPAVTLYARSGFTTLARIADMLQIDGVSHDLSYMSYRLR
- a CDS encoding acyl-CoA dehydrogenase family protein, which gives rise to MILTEEHQMIRDALRNFAQERLAPNAARWDREHHFPQDELKELAQLGAFGVAVPEEYGGAGLDYVALALVLEEIAAGDGGVSTIISVNNCPVCSIGMSYANAAQKEKWLRPLAQGEMLGAFALTEPHTGSDAAALRTTATRDGDHYVLNGSKQFITSGKNGDVAIVMAVTDKTAGKKGISAFWVPVDTPGYIVAGIEDKMGQHSSDTAQIVFDNCRMPAENLIGEEGQGYKIALSGLEGGRIGIASQSVGMARAAFEAALAYSKERTSFGAPIFDHQAVQFRLAEMAMQIEAARQLILHAASMKDAGLPCLKEAAMAKLFASEMAERVVSSAMQVFGGYGYVSDFPIERIYRDVRVCQIYEGTSDIQKILIARAL
- a CDS encoding SDR family oxidoreductase — its product is MPTALIVGASRGIGNELVRQYRADGWRVIATARKSEDCDALRQLGAEAHPVDVTNAESIGGLGWKLDDEKIDAAWIVAGVYGPDHTGFPTEQEFDQVMHTNVLAAMRLLPIVAPLVAPTRGKVAVISSRMGSIGERDNTQGSLYRASKAALNSVLADAALTYGPQGATCLTFHPGWVQTDMGGAGATLTVQQSVSALRATLAKATHAQNGAFLNYDGANIPW
- a CDS encoding acetyl-CoA C-acyltransferase, whose protein sequence is MNDPVVIVGAARTPMGAFQGDFSSKSASDLGAVAIKAAVERAGVDPSLVEHVYFGNCLMAGQGQAPARQALIKAGLPVSTGAVTLSKMCGSAMQAAIFAHDVLKAGSADVVVAGGMESMTNAPYLIPKARGGYRIGHAPMFDHMMLDGLEDAYSRNEKTGEGRSMGTFAEECVSKYQFTREQQDAYAIESVKRAQDATEGGDFKWEIAPVAVANRLGETIIEKDEGPVKAKTDKIPTLRPAFKKDGTITAASSSSINDGAAALVMMRESTARELGLTPIARIVAHTTHAQAPDQFTTAPIGSLQKLFKKTGWTPKDVDLFEINEAFATVPMAAMHELDIPHSKVNIHGGACALGHPIGASGARIVVTLLGALKKTGGKRGVASLCIGGGEATALAVEMV
- a CDS encoding GlxA family transcriptional regulator → MKTIRHVALLVFDGIQVLDVTGPAAVFAAANDAFGKPFYQVHILSAQGGLVTSNSAIVLDTAPLASLAPEAADTVLIVGGDSIGLKAVAQDETVRDWLVQASAGARRYGSVCTGALVLAAFGLVRGKRVTTHWEATSILSRSHPELQVDANALYVEDGRVWTSAGVTTGIDMCLALVARDLGDAVANAIAKRLVLYARRPGYQTQFSPVLAAQAKVESSFSTLLDWMVAHIGERLDVTCLAERAAMSPRNFHRRFTEAVGETPARFVETLRLDHARHLLATAASLKEIAAKIGFANQVQFSKAFVRRFGVSPGLFREMHHSASPGQE